From one Rhodamnia argentea isolate NSW1041297 chromosome 1, ASM2092103v1, whole genome shotgun sequence genomic stretch:
- the LOC115731118 gene encoding glutathione S-transferase-like isoform X4 — MVMKVHGAVLSTAAMRVFATLYEKDLEFEFVPVDMGAGEHKQERFLALNPFGQVPAFEDGDLQLFESRAITQYIAFAYKDKGTPLLCEGKPMATVSVWMEVEAHQFDTAASKLQWELMFKSIFGMATDAAVVEENEAKLSKVLDVYEARLSQSKYMGGDCFTLADLHHLPVLTNLMGTTVKKLFDARPKVSAWAADI, encoded by the exons ATGGTGATGAAGGTCCATGGAGCCGTCCTCTCCACCGCGGCGATGCGGGTCTTCGCCACCCTCTACGAGAAGGACCTCGAGTTCGAGTTCGTCCCCGTCGACATGGGGGCCGGCGAGCACAAGCAGGAGCGTTTCCTCGCCCTCAAC CCTTTCGGTCAAGTCCCGGCCTTTGAGGACGGTGATTTGCAGCTATTCG AATCAAGGGCGATTACCCAATACATTGCTTTTGCGTACAAGGACAAGGGCACGCCGCTCTTGTGCGAGGGCAAACCTATGGCGACGGTGAGCGTGTGGATGGAGGTCGAGGCCCACCAGTTCGACACCGCGGCGTCGAAGCTGCAGTGGGAGCTCATGTTCAAGTCGATATTTGGCATGGCGACGGATGCAGCGGTAGTCGAGGAGAACGAGGCCAAGCTGTCCAAGGTCCTCGACGTCTACGAGGCCCGGCTGAGCCAGTCCAAGTACATGGGCGGCGACTGCTTCACCCTGGCCGACCTCCACCACCTCCCGGTCCTGACCAACCTGATGGGGACAACAGTGAAGAAGCTGTTCGATGCCCGCCCGAAGGTGAGCGCTTGGGCGGCCGAC ATTTGA
- the LOC115731118 gene encoding glutathione S-transferase-like isoform X3 gives MVMKVHGAVLSTAAMRVFATLYEKDLEFEFVPVDMGAGEHKQERFLALNPFGQVPAFEDGDLQLFESRAITQYIAFAYKDKGTPLLCEGKPMATVSVWMEVEAHQFDTAASKLQWELMFKSIFGMATDAAVVEENEAKLSKVLDVYEARLSQSKYMGGDCFTLADLHHLPVLTNLMGTTVKKLFDARPKVSAWAADIMARPAWAKVLAMKNQQ, from the exons ATGGTGATGAAGGTCCATGGAGCCGTCCTCTCCACCGCGGCGATGCGGGTCTTCGCCACCCTCTACGAGAAGGACCTCGAGTTCGAGTTCGTCCCCGTCGACATGGGGGCCGGCGAGCACAAGCAGGAGCGTTTCCTCGCCCTCAAC CCTTTCGGTCAAGTCCCGGCCTTTGAGGACGGTGATTTGCAGCTATTCG AATCAAGGGCGATTACCCAATACATTGCTTTTGCGTACAAGGACAAGGGCACGCCGCTCTTGTGCGAGGGCAAACCTATGGCGACGGTGAGCGTGTGGATGGAGGTCGAGGCCCACCAGTTCGACACCGCGGCGTCGAAGCTGCAGTGGGAGCTCATGTTCAAGTCGATATTTGGCATGGCGACGGATGCAGCGGTAGTCGAGGAGAACGAGGCCAAGCTGTCCAAGGTCCTCGACGTCTACGAGGCCCGGCTGAGCCAGTCCAAGTACATGGGCGGCGACTGCTTCACCCTGGCCGACCTCCACCACCTCCCGGTCCTGACCAACCTGATGGGGACAACAGTGAAGAAGCTGTTCGATGCCCGCCCGAAGGTGAGCGCTTGGGCGGCCGACATCATGGCCCGGCCTGCTTGGGCCAAGGTTCTGGCCATGAAGAACCAGCAGTGA
- the LOC115731118 gene encoding glutathione S-transferase-like isoform X1, with translation MVMKVYGAVLSTAVQRVLAALYEKDLEFELVPVDMRAGEHKQEHFLALNPFGQVPAFEDGDLQLFESRAITQYIAFAYKDKGTPLLCEGKPMATVSVWMEVEAHQFDTAASKLQWELMFKSIFGMATDAAVVEENEAKLSKVLDVYEARLSQSKYMGGDCFTLADLHHLPVLTNLMGTTVKKLFDARPKVSAWAADIMARPAWAKVLAMKNQQ, from the exons ATGGTGATGAAGGTCTATGGAGCCGTGCTCTCCACCGCGGTGCAGCGGGTCCTCGCCGCCCTCTACGAGAAGGACCTCGAGTTCGAGCTCGTCCCTGTCGACATGCGGGCCGGCGAACACAAGCAGGAGCATTTCCTCGCCCTCAAC CCTTTCGGTCAAGTCCCGGCCTTTGAGGACGGTGATTTGCAGCTATTCG AATCAAGGGCGATTACCCAATACATTGCTTTTGCGTACAAGGACAAGGGCACGCCGCTCTTGTGCGAGGGCAAACCTATGGCGACGGTGAGCGTGTGGATGGAGGTCGAGGCCCACCAGTTCGACACCGCGGCGTCGAAGCTGCAGTGGGAGCTCATGTTCAAGTCGATATTTGGCATGGCGACGGATGCAGCGGTAGTCGAGGAGAACGAGGCCAAGCTGTCCAAGGTCCTCGACGTCTACGAGGCCCGGCTGAGCCAGTCCAAGTACATGGGCGGCGACTGCTTCACCCTGGCCGACCTCCACCACCTCCCGGTCCTGACCAACCTGATGGGGACAACAGTGAAGAAGCTGTTCGATGCCCGCCCGAAGGTGAGCGCTTGGGCGGCCGACATCATGGCCCGGCCTGCTTGGGCCAAGGTTCTGGCCATGAAGAACCAGCAGTGA
- the LOC115731118 gene encoding glutathione S-transferase-like isoform X2, with protein MVMKVHGAVLSTAAMRVFATLYEKDLEFEFVPVDMGAGEHKQERFLALNPFGQVPFFEDGDLKLFESRAITKYIAHQYKDKGTQLVCEGKPMATVSMWMEVEAHQFDPVASKLQWEIVYKPMFGMATDAAVVEENEAKLAKVLDVYEARLSQSKYLGCDCFTLADLHHQPALTNLMGTQVKKLFDARPKVSAWVADIMARPALAKVLAMRNQK; from the exons ATGGTGATGAAGGTCCATGGAGCCGTCCTCTCCACCGCGGCGATGCGGGTCTTCGCCACCCTCTACGAGAAGGACCTCGAGTTCGAGTTCGTCCCCGTCGACATGGGGGCCGGCGAGCACAAGCAGGAGCGTTTCCTCGCCCTCAAC CCTTTTGGTCAAGTCCCGTTCTTTGAGGACGGTGATTTGAAGCTATTCG AATCAAGGGCAATTACTAAATACATAGCTCATCAATACAAGGACAAGGGCACTCAGCTCGTGTGCGAGGGCAAACCCATGGCGACTGTGAGCATGTGGATGGAGGTCGAGGCCCACCAGTTTGACCCCGTGGCGTCGAAGCTGCAGTGGGAGATCGTGTACAAGCCGATGTTCGGCATGGCTACGGATGCGGCGGTAGTCGAGGAGAACGAGGCCAAGCTCGCCAAGGTCCTCGATGTCTACGAGGCCCGGCTGAGCCAGTCCAAGTACTTGGGCTGCGACTGCTTCACCCTGGCCGACCTTCACCACCAGCCGGCCCTGACCAATCTGATGGGGACCCAGGTGAAGAAGCTGTTCGATGCTCGGCCCAAAGTGAGCGCATGGGTGGCCGACATCATGGCCCGTCCTGCTTTGGCCAAGGTTCTTGCCATGAGGAACCAGAAGTAA
- the LOC115750237 gene encoding wee1-like protein kinase: MKRKSVKRTSSHGKGRKSTETKGTTMAESWDVQLGQVSLLSLHPNHQSSSSANPKPSLFPSLLGSDPSLCAFAHDVESNAGADCILSQDFFCTPDYITPDNQNLANGLDYNKDNFSCPKSPEKLNSTMSKRFRQDQVTLNPQSPIFSGSQQIEDLAEDTLEIEEAKIEKKVSNGKLQIHSYVPQSAIALRCRVMPPPCIRNPYLSDASETDIDPFGNQRSKCAGLFSSITGGDGLSRYHTDFHEIEQIGVGNFSRVLKVLKRIDGCLYAVKQSIRPLYLDSERRKALMEVQSLAALGSHENIVGYYSSWFENEHLYIQMELCDYSLSSQKSTRLTECDALTALYQLAKALLFLHDRGIAHLDVKPDNIYVKNGVYKLGDFGCATLLNNSLPVEEGDARYMPQEILNDNFDHLDKVDIFSLGASIYELIRGSPLPESGPQFLNLREGKLPLLPGHSLHFRNLLKVMMDPDPTTRPSAKELVANQIFDRIQRNGKS, from the exons atgaagaggaagagcgTGAAGCGAACCAGTAGCCACGGCAAAGGGAGGAAGAGCACCGAGACGAAGGGGACGACAATGGCGGAGAGCTGGGACGTCCAGCTAGGGCAAGtgtccctcctctctctccacccCAACCATCAATCCTCTTCCTCTGCCAATCCGAAGCCCTCTCTCTTCCCGAGCCTCCTCGGATCCGACCCCTCTCTCTGCGCCTTCGCTCACGACGTCGAGTCCAACGCCGGCGCCGATTGCATCCTCAGTCAGGATTTCTTCTG TACTCCTGATTATATCACCCCAGACAATCAAAATCTAGCGAATGGCTTGGATTATAACAAG GATAACTTTTCTTGCCCTAAATCACCAGAGAAATTAAATTCAACTATGAGCAAAAGATTTCGGCAAG ATCAAGTTACCCTGAATCCTCAAAGTCCCATTTTTTCTGGAAGTCAACAAATAGAGGATCTTGCCGAGGATACTTTGGAAATTGAAGAagctaaaattgagaaaaaagtaTCAAATGGCAAGCTGCAGATACACAGTTATGTCCCCCAGTCTGCCATTGCTTTACGCTGTAGGGTCATGCCCCCTCCTTGCATCAGAAACCCATATCTCAGTGATGCATCAGAGACTGACATAGATCCTTTTGGAAATCAAAGGTCCAAATGTGCTG GCTTATTCTCTTCTATTACCGGAGGAGATGGTCTCTCACGGTACCACACCGATTTCCATGAAATTGAG CAAATTGGAGTTGGTAACTTCAGCCgagttttgaaagttttgaagaGAATAGATGGTTGCCTGTATGCTGTGAAGCAAAGCATCAGGCCATTGTATCTAGATTCGGAAAG GAGAAAAGCTTTGATGGAAGTACAATCTTTGGCAGCTTTAG GCTCTCATGAGAACATCGTCGGATATTACTCCTCTTGGTTTGAAAATGAGCATCTTTACATTCAGATGGAGCTCTGTGATTACAGCTTATCTAGTCAGAAGTCTACACGTTTAACCGAATGTGACGCATTGACAGCTTTATATCAG CTTGCGAAAGCATTGCTTTTTCTGCATGACAGAGGAATTGCCCACCTTGATGTTAAGCCGGATAATATCTATGTCAAGAATGGTGTATACAAGCTGGGTGATTTTGGTTGTGCGACTCTCCTTAATAACAGCCTACCTGTGGAGGAGGGTGATGCACGGTACATGCCTCAGGAGATCCTGAATGACAATTTTGATCATCTGGACAAGGTTGATATATTTTCCTTGGGAGCTTCTATTTATGAACTTATAAGAGGGTCCCCTTTGCCGGAATCTGGGCCTCAGTTTCTGAATCTTAGAGAGGGAAAGCTGCCCCTTCTCCCTGGCCATTCACTGCATTTCCGGAATTTGCTGAAG gtcATGATGGATCCAGATCCCACCACCCGGCCTTCTGCGAAAGAACTAGTGGCTAATCAAATTTTTGACAGGATTCAGAGGAATGGAAAGAGTTAA